A genomic region of Leptotrichia hofstadii contains the following coding sequences:
- a CDS encoding GH3 auxin-responsive promoter family protein, giving the protein MKKFGKKSKFYEVKNFKYVILNRLFIFFCKKCYKNFVSNIKSKSKIRKTQVKILLEILKTNKNTEYLKNFETESQILNIENEKELIEKFQNKIPVVNYEDIKEFVEKEKSGENNVLLSDKIKLFELTSGSTSDVKYIPYTEKFLKSYMNGVFAWIYNLYQNNKRLFLGSSYWSVSPILKREAVTSGGIRVGIEDDTSYFDKVSGFFLNKLFTVPKEIKNIQNMEDFLLITAVFLLLSENLAMISVWSPSFLMILLDFIEKNHKVICQIVKSEDLGTEFFADKNLGNKKYFQIIQKKYRKLWKKNRSKFLINYFEKYEKNILSKNDKTQNLEITEKNNENEIMAENKNLETKSGNKIVENFVDYSVIWEKLSLVSCWADSDSYEIFIKLKEKLNFGKKNMNLKFQGKGLMSTECIVSFPLENVKNGSVIAYNSFFYEFIQVSDDKLENRNPKLLDELELGERYCVVVTTNAGLYRYNTNDIVEVTGFYHKIPIVKFVGRINNFSDIVGEKLKNSFVEKQVLTTLEENNIKGEFLLFAPVKNEIGEIFYTLFLEIKKDGRKFNWKQIKNEINSSLCKAFHYEYAYKLGQLGKVRVFLIEKDGLKTYTAEKSKKQKIGDIKYRLLDKNFGWENKFAGGFGE; this is encoded by the coding sequence ATGAAAAAATTCGGTAAAAAAAGTAAATTTTATGAAGTAAAAAATTTTAAATATGTGATTTTAAACAGATTATTCATATTTTTTTGTAAAAAATGCTACAAAAATTTTGTTTCCAATATAAAAAGTAAAAGTAAGATTCGGAAAACGCAAGTAAAAATACTTTTGGAAATATTAAAAACTAATAAAAACACAGAATATTTAAAAAATTTTGAAACAGAAAGCCAAATTTTAAATATAGAAAATGAAAAAGAATTAATAGAAAAGTTTCAGAATAAAATTCCAGTTGTGAATTATGAGGATATTAAGGAATTTGTAGAAAAGGAAAAAAGTGGGGAAAACAATGTTCTTTTGAGTGATAAAATCAAGCTATTTGAACTTACGAGCGGGAGCACATCCGATGTGAAATATATCCCATACACAGAGAAATTTTTGAAAAGCTATATGAATGGCGTTTTTGCATGGATTTACAATTTATATCAAAATAATAAAAGACTTTTTCTTGGAAGTTCCTACTGGTCTGTTTCTCCAATTTTAAAGCGAGAAGCTGTAACTAGCGGAGGAATCCGTGTGGGAATCGAAGACGATACTTCGTATTTTGATAAAGTTTCTGGATTTTTTTTAAATAAACTGTTTACAGTTCCGAAAGAGATAAAAAATATTCAGAATATGGAGGATTTTTTACTGATTACAGCGGTGTTTCTACTTTTGTCAGAAAATCTTGCGATGATTTCTGTCTGGAGTCCATCGTTTCTTATGATTTTGCTTGACTTTATTGAAAAAAATCATAAAGTGATTTGTCAAATTGTAAAAAGCGAGGATTTAGGCACTGAATTTTTTGCTGATAAAAATTTGGGAAATAAAAAGTATTTTCAGATTATTCAGAAAAAGTACAGGAAATTGTGGAAAAAAAATAGAAGTAAATTTTTGATAAATTATTTTGAGAAATATGAAAAAAATATTTTGAGTAAAAATGATAAAACTCAGAATTTGGAAATTACGGAAAAAAATAACGAGAATGAAATCATGGCTGAAAATAAGAATTTGGAAACTAAATCAGGAAATAAAATTGTGGAAAACTTTGTGGATTACTCTGTGATTTGGGAAAAGCTTTCGCTTGTGAGCTGCTGGGCGGATAGTGATTCCTATGAAATTTTTATAAAATTGAAGGAAAAATTGAATTTTGGTAAAAAAAACATGAATTTGAAATTTCAGGGAAAAGGGCTTATGTCAACGGAATGCATCGTAAGTTTTCCGCTGGAAAATGTGAAAAATGGGAGCGTTATTGCTTATAACTCGTTTTTTTATGAATTTATTCAGGTTTCTGATGATAAGCTGGAAAACAGGAATCCAAAACTTTTGGATGAATTGGAGCTGGGAGAGCGTTATTGCGTTGTTGTTACGACAAATGCAGGGCTTTACAGATATAATACGAATGATATTGTGGAAGTTACAGGATTTTATCATAAAATTCCGATTGTAAAGTTTGTTGGCAGAATAAATAATTTTTCTGATATTGTGGGAGAAAAATTAAAAAATTCGTTTGTGGAAAAGCAGGTTTTAACAACATTGGAAGAAAATAATATAAAGGGAGAATTTTTGCTGTTTGCACCAGTAAAAAATGAAATAGGGGAAATTTTTTATACTTTATTTTTAGAAATAAAAAAAGATGGCAGAAAATTTAATTGGAAACAAATTAAAAATGAAATTAACAGCAGTTTATGCAAGGCATTTCATTATGAATATGCGTATAAATTAGGGCAGTTGGGGAAAGTAAGAGTATTTTTAATAGAAAAGGATGGATTAAAGACTTATACGGCTGAAAAATCGAAAAAGCAGAAAATAGGCGATATAAAATATCGGCTGCTAGATAAAAATTTTGGCTGGGAAAATAAATTTGCAGGAGGATTTGGAGAATGA
- a CDS encoding B12-binding domain-containing radical SAM protein: MKVALLAPAGAMYRFNGTFKKAIHYAPLTLSTLAAYIPEDIEVVIHDETIEKIPLELDADIVVMTSITGTSERVYKYARYFKSKGKKVILGGPHPTLCPEEAIQHCDSVVIGRSEWLFTEIMEDARNNSLKKFYVQKENSLENLKLPKRELLKKERYVSINSIEATKGCSFDCSFCVGKALYPKLLKRPINEIIAEIETFKKKEVLFIDLNLIADRNYAKKLFIELTPLKKWWFGLATSNLVHDDEMIRLMAKSGCKGLLIGFEAVSKESLRAMNKGVNVMADYHLLMKKLHHYDIAVNGTFTFGADGDDKDIFKRTVEEVIKMKVDLPRYSILTPFPKTKLYNDLEKQGRIFEKNWTMYDVQHAVFHPKKMTAQELQEGGIYAWRETYKVSSIFKRIARFSVIAPIMLNTNLGYRHYADKLEEFTFEKMTDNSDIPNVD, from the coding sequence ATGAAAGTGGCATTACTGGCACCAGCAGGGGCAATGTACAGATTTAATGGAACATTTAAGAAGGCGATTCATTATGCACCGCTCACATTATCGACACTTGCGGCGTATATTCCAGAAGACATCGAAGTTGTAATTCATGATGAAACGATTGAAAAAATACCGCTTGAACTGGATGCGGATATTGTGGTTATGACTTCTATTACGGGAACATCAGAAAGAGTGTATAAATACGCAAGATACTTTAAAAGCAAAGGGAAAAAGGTTATTTTAGGCGGACCGCATCCGACACTTTGTCCAGAAGAGGCGATACAGCATTGTGATTCTGTTGTAATTGGGCGTTCTGAATGGCTTTTTACGGAAATAATGGAAGATGCGAGAAATAACAGTTTAAAGAAATTTTATGTGCAGAAGGAAAATAGCCTGGAAAATTTGAAATTACCAAAAAGGGAACTTCTGAAAAAGGAAAGATATGTTTCCATAAATAGCATTGAAGCTACAAAAGGCTGTTCTTTCGACTGTTCCTTCTGCGTTGGAAAGGCTTTATACCCCAAATTACTGAAAAGACCAATTAATGAAATTATTGCAGAAATTGAAACTTTTAAGAAAAAAGAAGTTTTGTTTATAGATTTAAATTTGATTGCTGACAGAAATTATGCAAAAAAACTGTTTATTGAATTGACACCCCTCAAAAAATGGTGGTTTGGGCTGGCAACTTCCAACCTTGTTCACGATGATGAAATGATAAGGCTAATGGCAAAAAGTGGCTGTAAAGGCTTGCTTATAGGATTTGAGGCTGTATCGAAGGAATCATTGCGGGCTATGAATAAAGGGGTAAATGTTATGGCTGATTACCATTTGCTTATGAAAAAGCTGCATCATTATGATATTGCTGTAAACGGAACTTTTACGTTCGGTGCAGATGGCGATGACAAGGATATATTCAAGCGAACTGTGGAGGAAGTAATAAAAATGAAAGTTGACTTGCCAAGATACTCTATATTAACTCCATTTCCTAAAACAAAACTTTACAATGATTTGGAAAAGCAAGGCAGAATTTTTGAAAAAAACTGGACAATGTACGATGTTCAGCACGCTGTATTTCATCCAAAAAAAATGACTGCCCAGGAACTTCAGGAAGGTGGAATTTACGCTTGGAGGGAAACTTATAAAGTAAGCTCGATTTTTAAAAGAATCGCAAGATTCAGCGTTATTGCACCAATTATGCTTAATACTAACTTGGGGTATAGGCATTATGCCGATAAACTGGAGGAATTTACTTTTGAAAAAATGACAGATAATTCTGATATTCCAAATGTAGATTAA
- a CDS encoding B12-binding domain-containing radical SAM protein → MKIAFLRPNMGGKRSNDAIEPLAFAVLSGLTDKTRHELMLFDDRIEDIPMDLEVDLIVISTFTMTARRAYELAENYRKRGVYVMIGGYHASLMPDEVQEHADTVCVGSGEVTWNEFLNDLENGVPKKRYECRKLPDINNVVYDRSIYKGKKYSFVVPVQFGRGCMHQCEFCTIGAVHKGDFQHRDVENVINEVKEIFRTNKRAKIVYFVDDNIFANKKKALKLFEELKKLKIKWACQGSIDIARDEKLIKLMSEAGCIEMLLGFENINIKNIKKMKKVANYEFDYEKIINIYKKNKILVHASYVIGYDYDDKNCFDEILEFSKKHKFFLAGFNPALPIPGTPFYERLKKEGRLLYERWWLDEKFRYGKACFEPYNMTIEEFEAGILKCKVEYNRHSSIWKRLFDGAANFKHALVFLAVNYINRKEVYNKKGIKL, encoded by the coding sequence ATGAAAATAGCTTTTTTACGTCCTAATATGGGGGGAAAACGTTCCAATGATGCGATAGAGCCACTTGCTTTTGCAGTTCTTTCGGGACTTACTGATAAGACTCGACATGAGCTTATGCTTTTTGATGATAGGATTGAGGATATTCCGATGGATCTTGAGGTTGATTTAATTGTGATTTCTACGTTTACGATGACGGCTAGGCGGGCTTATGAACTAGCCGAAAATTACAGGAAACGTGGAGTTTATGTGATGATTGGAGGGTATCACGCTTCGCTTATGCCTGATGAGGTGCAGGAACATGCGGACACGGTTTGTGTAGGAAGTGGAGAAGTTACTTGGAATGAATTTTTAAATGATTTGGAAAATGGGGTGCCGAAAAAGAGGTATGAATGTAGAAAATTGCCAGATATTAATAATGTTGTTTATGATAGGAGCATTTACAAGGGAAAAAAATATTCTTTTGTTGTGCCAGTTCAGTTTGGGCGAGGCTGTATGCACCAATGTGAATTTTGCACTATTGGGGCGGTTCACAAAGGAGATTTTCAACATAGGGATGTTGAGAATGTGATAAATGAGGTAAAGGAAATTTTTAGAACGAATAAGAGAGCGAAAATTGTTTATTTTGTGGATGATAATATTTTTGCCAATAAGAAAAAAGCTCTAAAACTGTTTGAAGAATTGAAAAAACTGAAAATAAAATGGGCTTGTCAAGGCAGCATCGATATTGCAAGAGATGAGAAATTAATAAAATTGATGTCAGAAGCGGGGTGCATTGAAATGCTTCTGGGATTTGAGAATATAAATATAAAAAATATTAAGAAAATGAAAAAGGTTGCAAATTATGAGTTTGACTATGAAAAAATTATTAATATTTATAAAAAAAATAAGATTCTTGTACATGCAAGCTATGTAATTGGGTATGATTATGATGATAAAAACTGCTTTGATGAAATTTTGGAATTTTCTAAAAAGCATAAATTTTTCCTTGCAGGATTTAATCCGGCATTGCCGATACCAGGAACTCCTTTTTATGAAAGATTGAAAAAAGAAGGTCGGTTGCTTTATGAACGATGGTGGCTGGATGAGAAATTTCGTTATGGGAAAGCGTGCTTTGAGCCATATAATATGACGATTGAGGAATTTGAGGCGGGAATCTTGAAGTGCAAGGTGGAATATAACCGACATTCGAGTATTTGGAAAAGGCTGTTTGACGGAGCTGCTAATTTTAAACATGCCCTTGTATTTCTCGCTGTAAATTATATCAACCGAAAAGAAGTTTATAACAAAAAAGGAATAAAATTATGA
- a CDS encoding B12-binding domain-containing radical SAM protein encodes MRIMLVLAKDNIYKYNSIHKRKYYPQITLITLESLIDRKYNADVVIVDEGVEKWDATSKKYENEKFDLICISSVISGSKRAKEIAKFWKSKGAYTLIGGHYATALKEEALQYFDTVIMGAAEISFPMFLEDFTNGTPKREYFNLVGNDYEPKPLNRKLLKNKKYFKNYGTIVANNGCPNKCSYCSITKMYSGKNQIKSIEYVINEIKTNKLKKWIFLDPNFLGNRNYAIQLMEELKKLKIKWTASATINIGNDKKILQLMKESGCIGLVIGLESFVQENLDGVNKKFNNVAEYKKLVKTIQSYGISVLSTLMIGMETDTVESIRQIPDIIEEIGVDVPRYNIITPYPGTPFFNQLKEEGRLLTEDWYYYDTETVVFKPKNMSYDTLQKEFYKLWLDTFTFKRIIRRVKTSRNKGLKFILEVFSRQHARKFRKYGKIKFEK; translated from the coding sequence ATGAGAATAATGCTTGTTTTAGCAAAGGATAACATTTACAAATATAACTCGATTCACAAAAGAAAATATTATCCGCAAATTACGTTAATAACGCTGGAATCACTAATTGACAGAAAGTATAACGCTGATGTTGTTATTGTGGATGAAGGTGTGGAAAAATGGGATGCTACTTCTAAAAAATATGAAAATGAAAAATTTGACTTAATTTGTATTTCTTCGGTAATTTCAGGATCGAAAAGGGCAAAAGAGATTGCCAAGTTTTGGAAAAGTAAAGGAGCGTATACGTTAATTGGCGGGCATTATGCGACAGCTTTGAAAGAAGAGGCATTACAATACTTTGATACAGTAATTATGGGAGCTGCTGAAATTTCATTTCCGATGTTTCTTGAAGATTTTACAAATGGAACTCCAAAAAGAGAATATTTTAACCTTGTTGGAAATGATTATGAACCGAAGCCATTAAACCGAAAACTTTTGAAAAATAAAAAATATTTTAAAAATTATGGCACAATCGTCGCAAACAACGGCTGTCCCAATAAATGCTCCTACTGCTCCATCACAAAGATGTATTCTGGAAAAAATCAGATAAAAAGCATAGAGTACGTGATAAATGAAATAAAAACAAATAAGCTCAAAAAATGGATATTTCTTGATCCAAACTTTTTAGGCAATAGAAATTACGCCATTCAGCTAATGGAAGAATTGAAGAAATTAAAAATAAAATGGACGGCTTCCGCAACAATAAATATCGGCAATGATAAAAAAATTCTTCAGTTAATGAAAGAATCTGGCTGTATAGGCTTGGTTATTGGCTTGGAAAGTTTTGTTCAGGAAAATCTTGATGGAGTAAATAAAAAATTTAACAATGTCGCAGAATACAAAAAACTCGTAAAAACGATTCAATCTTATGGAATATCAGTCCTTTCCACACTTATGATAGGAATGGAAACTGACACAGTGGAGTCAATTCGCCAAATTCCCGATATTATTGAGGAAATTGGGGTAGATGTGCCAAGATATAACATAATTACTCCATATCCAGGAACACCTTTTTTTAATCAGTTAAAAGAAGAAGGCAGATTGCTTACAGAAGACTGGTATTACTACGATACTGAAACAGTCGTATTCAAGCCTAAAAATATGAGTTACGACACATTGCAGAAGGAATTTTATAAATTGTGGCTTGACACTTTTACTTTCAAGCGAATTATAAGAAGAGTGAAAACTTCTAGGAATAAAGGGCTGAAATTCATTCTGGAAGTATTTTCAAGACAGCATGCACGGAAATTCAGGAAGTATGGGAAGATTAAATTTGAGAAGTAA
- a CDS encoding tetratricopeptide repeat protein — protein MKKEKIIKLFITLLTSVVIVFSILFYQNSIHENELEKFSYKKYLHEFGFSKTENPTYEEIQNSDKYFKLLDKATYEKNKENYTEAENIYMEATKYNVLGYQEIGRMYLENIKNTEKAIEYFDKAYDKGDINAAFWLGQSYEKLNDEDMKRKWYEKGALNGDTDSEIYFGRLLYLENKKDESEKWFRKALINSKNAIAIYNLMIINYEKGNIKEVKKLQKQLHEKGVEEMDDDMLGKVKYMTGNKKQQHIFVYLNNADNFIEKKQYLEAEKEYIKAIKYDKKINYYLAELYRIYLKDIEKSAELHEKATRVGEKRAFALLGDIYLNWGETKEATKWYREGAKKRESNSQYRIGRILQLSGEIKEAFKYYNKSAKQKNIYGIIRVIEYYYVNKNYREEKKWIYKVFNENNILELNKKRKFILLNRLREIEEND, from the coding sequence ATGAAAAAAGAAAAAATAATAAAACTGTTTATAACATTATTAACAAGTGTTGTAATTGTTTTTTCTATATTATTTTATCAAAATTCTATTCATGAAAATGAACTTGAGAAATTCAGCTATAAAAAATATTTGCATGAATTTGGATTTAGTAAAACTGAAAATCCTACATACGAAGAAATTCAAAACAGTGATAAATACTTCAAACTTTTAGATAAAGCTACTTATGAAAAGAATAAGGAAAATTATACAGAAGCAGAAAATATTTATATGGAAGCTACAAAATATAATGTTCTTGGTTATCAGGAAATAGGCAGAATGTATTTAGAAAATATTAAGAATACTGAAAAAGCAATAGAATATTTTGACAAGGCTTATGATAAAGGGGATATAAATGCAGCGTTTTGGTTAGGGCAAAGTTATGAAAAATTGAATGACGAAGATATGAAAAGAAAATGGTATGAAAAAGGTGCTTTGAATGGTGATACTGATTCTGAAATTTATTTTGGAAGATTATTATATTTGGAAAATAAAAAAGATGAATCTGAAAAATGGTTCAGGAAAGCACTGATAAATTCAAAAAATGCTATCGCAATTTATAACCTTATGATAATAAATTATGAAAAAGGAAATATAAAGGAAGTTAAAAAATTGCAAAAGCAATTACACGAAAAAGGTGTAGAAGAAATGGATGACGATATGTTGGGAAAAGTAAAATATATGACGGGGAATAAAAAACAGCAACATATTTTCGTGTATCTTAACAATGCTGATAATTTTATTGAGAAAAAACAGTATCTAGAAGCTGAAAAAGAGTATATAAAAGCAATAAAATATGATAAAAAAATAAATTATTATTTAGCAGAATTATACAGGATTTATTTAAAAGATATAGAAAAGTCAGCAGAATTACATGAGAAAGCTACAAGAGTAGGCGAAAAAAGAGCGTTTGCATTATTAGGGGATATATATTTAAATTGGGGAGAAACAAAAGAAGCAACAAAATGGTATAGAGAAGGAGCAAAAAAGAGAGAGTCAAATTCTCAATATAGAATAGGGAGAATTTTACAGCTTTCAGGAGAAATCAAAGAGGCATTTAAATATTACAATAAGTCGGCAAAACAGAAAAATATTTATGGTATAATTAGAGTTATAGAGTATTATTATGTAAATAAAAATTATAGGGAAGAAAAAAAATGGATTTATAAAGTTTTTAATGAAAATAACATTTTAGAATTGAATAAAAAAAGAAAGTTTATATTATTAAATAGACTCAGGGAGATAGAAGAAAATGATTGA
- a CDS encoding B12-binding domain-containing radical SAM protein yields MKITFILPAIGKKKGQKYIKTWKNMEPLMIAVLKSLTPEDVETNFMDDRNEFINYEENTDLVVISVETYTAKRAYEIAKKFQKRGIKVLAGGYHPTVEPDECLEHFDSIILGNAESVWTKMLNDLRKNKLEKRYYGVTTSFAMPDRSIYKDRKYSPLALIETGRGCNFACDFCAIHSYYEKKYFRRPIEEIVQDIKNSGKKYVFFIDDNFVADHKHAIEICKAIAPLNIKWVTQGAITIAKNDELLYWMKKSGCKMILIGYESMNPNILKDMGKGWRSGVGEINELTEKIHSYGIGIYATFVFGYGNDTKETFDETVKFAKKHGFYFAAFNHLVPFPKTGVYRKLREEKRLLSEKWWLDENYPYGRISFLPTDQTPDELSKKCANARKSFFGWRSILKRGFMQLKRSHDLGMFAIFFAQNFNLKKEVMGKYDLPYAQNLDEAPK; encoded by the coding sequence GTGAAAATAACATTTATACTGCCTGCCATTGGAAAGAAAAAAGGGCAGAAATATATAAAAACATGGAAAAATATGGAACCACTTATGATTGCGGTTTTAAAATCTTTAACTCCTGAGGATGTTGAAACGAATTTTATGGATGACAGGAATGAGTTTATAAATTATGAGGAAAATACAGATCTGGTTGTGATTTCTGTGGAAACTTATACTGCCAAAAGGGCTTACGAAATAGCAAAAAAATTTCAGAAAAGAGGGATAAAAGTACTTGCAGGGGGGTATCATCCAACTGTAGAGCCTGACGAGTGTCTGGAACATTTTGATTCGATTATTTTGGGAAATGCAGAAAGCGTGTGGACAAAGATGTTGAACGATTTGAGAAAGAATAAGCTGGAAAAACGGTATTATGGCGTAACTACGTCTTTTGCAATGCCTGACAGGAGTATTTACAAGGATAGGAAATATTCACCGCTTGCATTAATTGAAACTGGGCGTGGATGCAATTTTGCGTGTGATTTCTGTGCGATTCATTCTTATTATGAGAAAAAGTACTTTAGACGTCCTATTGAGGAAATTGTGCAGGATATAAAAAATTCTGGGAAGAAATATGTTTTTTTTATTGATGATAATTTTGTAGCGGATCATAAACATGCGATTGAGATTTGCAAGGCGATTGCTCCATTAAATATAAAATGGGTAACGCAAGGGGCTATTACCATTGCGAAAAATGATGAACTGCTTTACTGGATGAAAAAAAGCGGATGTAAAATGATTTTGATTGGGTACGAGTCGATGAATCCAAATATTTTAAAGGATATGGGGAAAGGCTGGAGAAGTGGCGTTGGGGAAATAAATGAACTGACGGAAAAAATTCATAGTTATGGAATTGGAATTTATGCCACTTTTGTATTCGGCTATGGAAATGATACGAAGGAAACTTTTGACGAAACGGTAAAATTTGCCAAAAAACATGGATTTTATTTTGCGGCATTTAACCATCTTGTACCATTCCCAAAAACAGGCGTTTATAGAAAATTAAGAGAAGAAAAACGCCTTCTTAGTGAAAAATGGTGGCTGGATGAAAATTATCCTTATGGGCGGATTTCCTTTCTTCCAACCGATCAGACTCCCGATGAGCTTTCCAAAAAATGTGCCAATGCAAGAAAAAGTTTTTTTGGGTGGCGTTCAATACTAAAAAGAGGATTTATGCAGTTAAAACGAAGCCATGATTTGGGAATGTTTGCAATATTTTTTGCACAAAACTTTAATTTGAAAAAAGAAGTTATGGGGAAATATGATTTACCATATGCACAAAACTTGGATGAAGCTCCAAAATAA
- a CDS encoding lysophospholipid acyltransferase family protein yields MKTTIDFIIFSIFYIFIKIFNFLSPKIRLKISEFIGVLLFYLIPKGRKLSYRNLNLILNEQNSFNYSKKKIKEIAIKSYKNTAKSFLLPFWIYEYFENFSPKIYNSELLEKLKSENERIILVTSHFGFFHASLFPTRNDTMFIPIRIISNKFIESYMDKIRFKNNMTYFPEQNYKSFLKNKNSKGVFVLLSDVRKPDGDKITFLGLPTTNSGFPAYFSKKENIPIVIIHNEVDENNICHIFIDKVIYPENYKNRHEIMKSILAEYEKIILKLPEQWFWFQDRWRDGI; encoded by the coding sequence ATGAAAACAACTATAGATTTTATAATATTCTCAATTTTTTATATTTTTATAAAAATCTTTAATTTTCTTTCACCCAAAATTCGGCTAAAAATATCTGAATTTATTGGCGTTTTACTTTTTTATCTCATTCCAAAAGGAAGAAAATTGTCGTATCGTAACTTAAATTTGATTTTAAATGAACAAAATAGTTTTAATTATTCAAAGAAAAAAATCAAGGAAATTGCGATAAAATCTTATAAAAATACAGCAAAGTCGTTTTTACTGCCCTTCTGGATTTATGAATATTTTGAAAATTTTTCGCCAAAAATATATAATTCTGAATTACTGGAAAAATTAAAGAGTGAAAATGAACGGATTATTCTTGTTACTTCACATTTTGGATTTTTTCACGCCAGCCTTTTTCCAACGAGAAACGACACAATGTTTATTCCTATTAGAATTATCTCAAACAAATTTATTGAATCTTATATGGATAAAATCCGTTTTAAGAATAACATGACTTATTTTCCAGAACAAAATTACAAATCTTTTTTGAAAAATAAAAATTCAAAGGGCGTTTTTGTGCTTTTAAGTGACGTACGAAAACCAGATGGGGATAAAATCACATTTTTGGGCTTACCTACCACTAATTCAGGCTTTCCTGCCTATTTTTCCAAGAAAGAGAATATTCCAATTGTTATTATTCACAATGAAGTTGATGAAAACAATATTTGCCACATTTTTATAGACAAAGTTATCTATCCTGAAAATTACAAAAATAGACACGAAATAATGAAATCTATTTTAGCTGAATACGAAAAAATTATCCTAAAACTGCCAGAGCAATGGTTCTGGTTTCAGGACAGATGGCGGGATGGAATCTAA
- a CDS encoding MBL fold metallo-hydrolase translates to MIEKIKIGLNNLYLFKNKNDEYLLLDTGINVKNKEILKKLIQKIGDVKKIKVIVLSHSHSDHVGNLKMLIDEIGDVRVIAHRNSENILETGKSVIPNGFYPFTEKISKKLKSKKNFSKNIFSKLEKTDMEKVIFIDFLQKEKILLSEYGFGNMEIIETKGHSNDSVSVAVFDEKNNKKYLFCGDLVQNLCFKFPLIPLFGENKEELTESWKKIILNGYDKIFPATGKEVMARDLIRRLGKDEKNRI, encoded by the coding sequence ATGATAGAAAAAATAAAAATCGGTCTAAATAATTTGTATTTATTTAAAAATAAAAATGATGAATATTTATTGCTGGATACAGGAATAAATGTGAAAAATAAAGAAATTTTGAAAAAACTGATTCAAAAAATTGGAGATGTAAAAAAGATAAAAGTGATAGTTCTAAGCCATTCCCATTCTGATCATGTCGGAAATCTGAAAATGCTCATTGATGAAATTGGAGATGTTAGAGTTATTGCACATAGAAATTCTGAAAACATATTAGAAACAGGAAAAAGTGTTATTCCAAATGGATTTTATCCATTTACAGAAAAGATTTCTAAAAAATTGAAAAGTAAAAAGAATTTTAGTAAAAATATCTTTTCAAAATTGGAGAAAACTGATATGGAAAAAGTGATTTTTATTGATTTTTTACAAAAGGAAAAAATTTTACTTTCAGAATACGGTTTTGGAAATATGGAAATTATTGAAACAAAGGGACATTCAAATGATTCGGTTTCGGTTGCAGTTTTTGATGAAAAAAATAATAAGAAATATTTGTTTTGTGGAGATCTGGTTCAGAATTTGTGTTTTAAGTTTCCCTTAATTCCGTTATTTGGGGAGAATAAGGAAGAATTGACTGAAAGTTGGAAAAAGATTATCCTGAATGGTTATGATAAAATTTTTCCTGCGACTGGGAAAGAAGTTATGGCACGGGATTTAATCAGAAGATTGGGGAAAGATGAAAAAAATAGAATTTAA